From a region of the Polyodon spathula isolate WHYD16114869_AA unplaced genomic scaffold, ASM1765450v1 scaffolds_2820, whole genome shotgun sequence genome:
- the LOC121310909 gene encoding ubiquitin domain-containing protein UBFD1-like — MPSVKGTKERLPTVPLSGMYNKSGGKVRLTFKLEQDQLWIGTKERTEKLPMGSIKNVVTEPIEGHDDYYMMVGTKTVVLKVVPAGKFVPTKPDNCARGSCS; from the exons ATGCCCTCTGTAAAAGGAACAAAG GAACGCTTGCCAACAGTGCCTTTATCTGGAATGTACAACAAATCAGGTGGGAAAGTGAGGTTAACGTTTAAACTGGAGCAGGATCAACTCTGGATCGGAACCAAGG agaGAACAGAGAAGCTCCCAATGGGCTCGATCAAAAATGTTGTAACTGAACCTATTGAAGGACATGATGACTATTACATGATGGTAGGTACTAagacagtggtcctcaaagttgtGCCCGCAGGCAAATTCGTGCCCACGAAGCCAGACAAttgtgcccgcggcagctgttcttaa